In Gemmata obscuriglobus, a single genomic region encodes these proteins:
- a CDS encoding type IV secretory system conjugative DNA transfer family protein, whose amino-acid sequence MFEPTEPTDGPTPAVRPARKRRRTASPLPDDGSAVFLGWEGTSYKPTLGFKSGTGSGQVEKALSYAGDGHLLTIAPTGAGKGVGAIIPALLTYPGSVIVTDIKGENYQVTARYRRELGQQVVVLDPFGLVTAKDRGDKLNPFDLFGVPGSDPESDAEMLAAQLAVGHEFSTDRYWEDTGRGLVSGLVADVATSSPPDKRNLCTLRELLYNDDLDYTLAVALDTRKKTMSPLARDEFIAYLAAPSDKTRPCIRTTATTFVKCLGSTAVSRCLERSTFDLNDLLHNKPMTIYLVLPPEKLHSHRALLRLWVVTLLTVVMRRTRLPKRRTLFLLDEAAQLGSLDLLPQAVSLLRGYGLQLWTFWQDLSQMMKLYPNNWEALVNNAAVLQAFGVPGHASRNSWRVILGEDAQLASELHPDEMLVAVTGKGVARHTRANYLKDKAFTGRFDKNQRFLSLEK is encoded by the coding sequence ATGTTCGAACCCACCGAACCGACCGACGGTCCCACACCGGCCGTGCGGCCGGCCCGGAAAAGGCGCCGCACGGCCTCCCCGCTACCGGACGACGGGTCCGCCGTGTTTCTCGGTTGGGAAGGCACCAGCTACAAGCCCACCCTCGGGTTCAAATCCGGGACCGGTTCGGGACAAGTCGAGAAAGCGCTGAGTTACGCCGGCGACGGGCACCTGCTCACCATCGCCCCCACGGGGGCCGGCAAAGGGGTCGGGGCGATCATCCCCGCGCTGCTGACGTACCCCGGCTCGGTTATCGTTACGGACATCAAGGGCGAGAACTATCAGGTCACGGCGCGGTACCGGCGTGAGTTGGGTCAGCAGGTGGTCGTTCTCGACCCGTTCGGGCTCGTCACGGCGAAAGACAGGGGGGACAAGCTCAACCCTTTTGACCTCTTCGGCGTGCCGGGGTCCGATCCCGAGTCCGATGCCGAGATGCTGGCCGCCCAACTCGCGGTCGGGCACGAGTTCAGCACCGACCGCTACTGGGAGGACACCGGGCGCGGCCTCGTGTCCGGCCTCGTGGCCGATGTCGCGACCAGTTCACCGCCGGACAAGCGGAACCTCTGCACCCTTCGCGAGTTGCTCTACAACGACGACCTCGACTACACGCTCGCGGTGGCGCTCGACACGCGCAAGAAGACCATGTCCCCCCTCGCGCGGGACGAGTTCATCGCGTACCTAGCCGCCCCGTCGGACAAGACGCGCCCGTGCATCCGCACCACCGCAACCACCTTCGTAAAGTGCCTCGGCAGCACCGCCGTGTCGCGGTGCCTGGAGCGGTCGACTTTCGATCTGAACGATCTGCTTCACAATAAGCCGATGACCATTTACTTGGTGCTGCCGCCTGAGAAGTTGCACAGCCACCGCGCGCTCCTGCGGCTGTGGGTCGTGACGCTGCTCACAGTGGTGATGCGGCGCACGCGCCTGCCGAAGCGGCGAACGCTGTTCTTGCTGGACGAGGCGGCGCAACTGGGCTCGCTCGACCTGCTCCCGCAAGCCGTGTCCCTGCTGCGCGGATACGGGCTACAGCTCTGGACGTTCTGGCAGGACCTGAGCCAGATGATGAAGCTGTACCCGAACAACTGGGAGGCGCTGGTGAACAACGCCGCGGTGCTCCAAGCGTTCGGTGTGCCGGGGCACGCCTCGCGGAACAGTTGGCGGGTCATCCTGGGCGAGGATGCTCAACTCGCCTCGGAACTGCACCCGGATGAAATGCTGGTGGCGGTCACCGGTAAGGGCGTCGCGCGACACACCCGCGCGAACTACCTGAAGGATAAGGCCTTCACCGGACGATTCGACAAAAACCAGCGGTTCTTGAGTTTAGAGAAATAG
- a CDS encoding efflux RND transporter periplasmic adaptor subunit: MPRIWLGTFLVAAVSALAGCRAQKPAPPAPPPPRVTVVRPATTPVRDYWVYNGYLNTTESVEVRSKIRGFLTEVLFKEGTEVAEDAPLYTIDKREYNTAVRKAEAELLKADAEIKTWEAQIEQSKADLERVSGLIKVASASKADLDLAKATLGVRVAELKAAEANRDAAKEALHSANLILSYTDIKARIPGRIGRTHVHRGNLIQADTTLMATIVRVDKLYVEFDAPEADYFAAQKARIRAHPSGDVADIEIGVGDERDFPHRGTLDFRDNRVETATGTIHVRGTLDNPLLANNVRLLYPGMYARVRVPKSDYTQQTVIPEDCLLSGQEGRFLFVVAANNAVEKRIVTVGAPVWKAPPPEPGKAPPSWIAVNPTPAPPAEGQPPAPSRRPIKSIVAITAGLFPQDRVILDGLQQARPGAPVAPEEWNLIPPAEPKK, translated from the coding sequence ATGCCCCGAATCTGGCTGGGCACTTTCCTGGTCGCGGCCGTTAGTGCCCTGGCCGGGTGCCGCGCGCAGAAGCCCGCCCCTCCCGCCCCCCCTCCCCCCCGCGTGACCGTCGTCCGACCCGCCACAACGCCCGTGCGCGACTACTGGGTGTACAACGGGTACCTGAACACCACCGAATCGGTCGAGGTGCGCTCGAAGATCCGCGGGTTCCTCACCGAGGTGCTGTTCAAGGAAGGGACCGAGGTCGCCGAGGACGCGCCACTCTATACGATCGACAAGCGCGAGTACAACACGGCGGTGCGGAAGGCGGAGGCGGAGCTGCTCAAGGCCGACGCCGAGATCAAAACGTGGGAAGCCCAGATCGAGCAGTCGAAAGCCGACCTGGAGCGGGTCAGCGGGCTCATCAAGGTCGCGTCCGCCTCGAAAGCGGACCTCGATCTCGCTAAGGCAACGCTCGGGGTTCGGGTCGCCGAGTTAAAGGCGGCCGAAGCGAACCGCGACGCCGCGAAGGAAGCTCTGCACTCCGCGAATCTGATCCTGAGCTACACGGACATTAAGGCGCGGATCCCGGGTCGCATCGGCCGCACGCACGTCCACCGCGGGAACCTGATCCAGGCCGACACGACGCTCATGGCCACGATCGTTCGCGTGGACAAGTTGTACGTCGAGTTCGACGCCCCGGAGGCGGACTACTTTGCGGCCCAAAAGGCGCGGATCCGGGCGCACCCGTCCGGGGATGTGGCCGACATCGAAATCGGCGTCGGCGACGAGCGCGACTTTCCGCACCGCGGCACCCTCGACTTCCGGGACAACCGCGTCGAAACGGCGACCGGCACGATTCACGTGCGCGGGACGCTCGACAACCCCCTGCTGGCCAACAACGTCCGGCTCCTCTACCCCGGCATGTACGCCCGGGTGCGCGTGCCAAAATCCGACTACACGCAGCAAACCGTAATCCCCGAAGATTGCCTGCTGAGCGGCCAGGAGGGGCGGTTCCTGTTCGTGGTGGCCGCCAACAACGCGGTCGAGAAGCGAATCGTCACCGTGGGGGCGCCGGTGTGGAAAGCGCCGCCGCCCGAGCCCGGCAAGGCGCCGCCCAGTTGGATCGCGGTCAACCCGACCCCGGCGCCGCCCGCGGAGGGCCAGCCGCCCGCCCCGAGCCGCCGCCCGATCAAGTCGATCGTGGCGATCACCGCCGGGCTCTTCCCACAGGACCGTGTTATCCTCGACGGCCTCCAGCAGGCCCGCCCCGGCGCCCCGGTGGCGCCGGAGGAGTGGAACCTGATCCCGCCCGCCGAGCCCAAGAAATAA
- a CDS encoding efflux RND transporter permease subunit — protein MISNFFIDRPIFANVLAVITLLFGAVALYRLPVERYPPITPPTVVVSGLYPGANAKVVTETVAAPIEQEVNGVENMMYMSSTSSADGSYSLTITFEIGTNLDAAQVLVQNRLSIAEPRLPEEVRRQGLQVRKQSSAIILAISLTAPPPKDRYDLTLDPNSLKATGAAPEHVFEAVRAAGAQVEPHLSHVTEIAAGVIAAGATGTAPATDFPLYYRIAVADDFANDGPAGADKLRALTVRPPGRPPVPLTDAARVDTLPDPYDGLFLSNYATLKLRDELSRVPGVGDVLVRGVGAYSMRVWLNPDKLAARQLTTEDVLAALQRQNVQVAAGQVGQPPNPSGQRFQYTVTTLGRLQDPEQFKNIIVKSGAAGQIVYLREIADVELGGQSYDSFASRSAFPAANILIYQLPGSNALNVAKGIRAAMEKVKPTLPPGVEYSIPFDTTKFVEAAIDEVYTTLFEAGVLVLVVILVFLQSWRALFVPATTVPITIIGAFAFMPFLGFSVNLLTLFGLILAIGIVVDDAIVIVENASHHIEKGMTPRAATIQAMSEVTGPIISITFVLIAVFLPTAFLGGITGQLYKQFALTIAATAIISAVNALTLKPAQCAVWLKPVKKKGLFSRAFDAVYGPVEGAYAWSVKWLLRAWPVTLLGFLALAVGTGVWYQQTPQGFLPDEDQGYIVIAVQLPDAASIDRTREVTDRMNTALRNTPGVENWFVLGGFSLLDGTAAPNSATAFAAWKDWKYRKDPSLSQEALVARLQREFGAYRDAMILVLVPPSIQGLGFVGGFQIQIEDREGVGTDVLQERANAVAAAAAQRPEIEGRQTRSTFRAGVPQIYLDIDREKAEKMGVKVDDVFSTLQANLGSVYVNDFNKFGRTYQVRIQADARFRGDTDIIKRLEVPGREGGVNPDGSARTGPRPRVPLGTLLAADVVIGPQSIIRYNLYPTAQIPGRAKEGISSGEAIAAMEEVANKELPPTMGFEWTALSYQEKRSSGSAFDLLGKPITESFIVFGLAVLMVYLVLAALYESWLLPFAVILVVPLGLLGVVAAVNTKAWLHDKYPSIASMDNNIYTQIGVVLIIALASKNAILIVEFARELRLAGRSVRQAALDAARMRFRPIIMTSFAFILGVVPLVFATGAGAASRQSLGTAVFGGMITSTVLAVFFVPVFYVAIQGFIELMNGPPKPPGEELAVAAGHHSHQKATEPVAEVPPGPPEGAPHEHRTPPDAPAAPPVEPVVPEPDAPAPAGSVQKQP, from the coding sequence ATGATTTCGAACTTCTTCATCGACCGGCCGATTTTTGCGAACGTGCTGGCGGTCATCACGCTCCTGTTCGGCGCGGTGGCGCTGTACCGGCTCCCGGTCGAGCGCTACCCACCGATCACCCCGCCCACGGTGGTGGTGAGCGGGCTGTACCCCGGGGCCAACGCCAAGGTGGTGACCGAGACGGTCGCCGCCCCGATCGAGCAGGAAGTGAACGGCGTCGAGAACATGATGTACATGTCCTCCACGTCCTCGGCCGACGGCTCGTACTCCCTGACCATCACGTTCGAGATCGGCACCAACCTGGACGCCGCCCAGGTGCTCGTGCAGAACCGGCTCAGCATCGCCGAGCCGCGGCTGCCGGAGGAGGTCCGCCGCCAGGGCCTCCAGGTGCGCAAGCAGTCGTCGGCGATTATCCTGGCGATTTCGCTGACCGCGCCGCCGCCGAAGGATCGGTACGATCTGACGCTCGACCCGAACTCCCTGAAGGCCACCGGCGCGGCCCCCGAGCACGTGTTCGAGGCGGTCCGCGCCGCCGGGGCACAGGTCGAACCGCATCTGTCGCACGTTACCGAGATCGCGGCCGGGGTGATCGCGGCCGGGGCGACCGGCACCGCACCCGCAACCGACTTCCCGCTGTACTACCGCATCGCCGTTGCAGACGACTTCGCCAACGACGGCCCCGCAGGCGCGGACAAGCTTCGCGCGCTGACCGTCCGCCCTCCGGGCCGCCCGCCGGTGCCGCTGACGGACGCGGCCCGCGTGGACACCCTCCCGGACCCCTACGACGGGCTGTTCCTCTCGAACTACGCGACCCTCAAGCTGCGCGACGAGCTGAGCCGCGTGCCCGGCGTCGGGGACGTGCTGGTGCGCGGGGTGGGCGCTTACTCGATGCGGGTGTGGCTGAACCCGGACAAGCTCGCCGCCCGGCAGCTCACGACCGAGGACGTGCTGGCCGCGCTCCAGCGCCAGAACGTGCAGGTCGCGGCGGGTCAGGTGGGGCAGCCGCCGAACCCGTCCGGGCAGCGGTTCCAGTATACGGTGACCACGCTCGGCCGGCTGCAGGATCCGGAGCAGTTCAAGAACATCATCGTGAAGTCCGGCGCGGCCGGGCAGATCGTGTACCTGCGCGAGATCGCGGACGTCGAGCTGGGGGGCCAGTCCTACGACTCGTTCGCGTCCCGCAGCGCGTTTCCGGCGGCCAACATCTTGATCTACCAACTCCCCGGCTCCAACGCACTGAACGTGGCCAAGGGCATACGGGCGGCGATGGAGAAAGTGAAGCCGACGCTCCCGCCCGGGGTGGAGTACAGCATCCCGTTCGACACCACCAAGTTCGTCGAGGCCGCTATCGACGAGGTGTACACCACACTGTTCGAGGCCGGGGTGCTGGTGCTGGTGGTGATCCTGGTGTTCCTCCAGAGCTGGCGCGCGCTGTTCGTCCCCGCGACCACCGTGCCCATCACCATCATCGGCGCGTTCGCGTTCATGCCGTTCCTCGGGTTCTCGGTGAACCTGCTCACGCTGTTCGGGCTGATCCTCGCCATCGGCATCGTGGTGGACGACGCGATCGTGATCGTGGAGAACGCGAGCCACCACATCGAGAAGGGGATGACGCCGCGGGCGGCGACGATCCAGGCGATGAGCGAGGTGACCGGGCCGATCATCTCGATCACCTTCGTGCTGATCGCGGTGTTCCTGCCGACCGCGTTCCTGGGGGGCATCACCGGACAGCTCTACAAGCAGTTCGCGCTCACCATCGCGGCCACCGCAATCATCAGCGCGGTGAACGCCCTCACGCTGAAGCCCGCACAGTGCGCCGTGTGGCTCAAGCCGGTGAAGAAGAAGGGGCTGTTCTCGCGCGCCTTCGACGCGGTGTACGGGCCGGTCGAGGGCGCGTACGCGTGGAGCGTGAAGTGGCTGCTCCGCGCGTGGCCGGTGACTCTGCTGGGGTTCCTGGCGCTGGCGGTGGGCACCGGCGTGTGGTATCAGCAGACCCCGCAAGGGTTCTTGCCGGACGAGGACCAGGGGTACATCGTCATCGCGGTACAGTTGCCGGACGCGGCCAGTATCGACCGCACCCGCGAGGTGACGGACCGGATGAACACCGCCCTGCGGAACACGCCCGGGGTGGAGAACTGGTTCGTGCTGGGCGGGTTCTCGCTGCTCGACGGCACCGCGGCGCCCAACAGCGCGACCGCGTTCGCGGCCTGGAAGGACTGGAAGTACCGTAAGGACCCGTCGCTCAGCCAGGAGGCGCTGGTGGCCCGGCTCCAGCGCGAGTTCGGCGCGTACCGCGACGCGATGATTCTGGTGCTGGTGCCGCCCTCGATCCAGGGGCTCGGGTTCGTGGGCGGGTTCCAGATCCAGATCGAGGACCGCGAGGGCGTCGGGACCGACGTGCTGCAGGAGCGGGCCAATGCGGTTGCGGCGGCAGCGGCTCAGCGGCCGGAGATTGAGGGCCGCCAGACCCGCAGCACGTTCCGCGCGGGCGTGCCGCAGATCTACCTCGACATCGACCGCGAGAAGGCGGAAAAGATGGGCGTGAAGGTGGACGACGTGTTCAGCACGCTCCAGGCGAACCTCGGGTCCGTGTACGTCAACGACTTCAACAAGTTCGGCCGCACCTACCAGGTGCGCATCCAGGCGGACGCCCGGTTCCGCGGCGACACGGACATCATCAAGCGCCTGGAGGTGCCCGGGCGCGAGGGCGGCGTGAACCCGGACGGCTCGGCGCGGACCGGCCCGCGCCCGCGGGTGCCGCTCGGCACGCTGCTCGCCGCGGACGTGGTGATCGGGCCGCAGTCGATCATCCGCTACAACCTGTACCCCACGGCCCAGATCCCGGGCCGGGCGAAAGAGGGCATCAGCTCCGGCGAGGCGATCGCCGCGATGGAAGAGGTGGCGAACAAGGAGCTGCCGCCGACGATGGGCTTCGAGTGGACGGCGCTCTCGTACCAGGAGAAGCGGTCGAGCGGGTCGGCGTTCGACCTGCTCGGCAAGCCCATCACCGAGTCGTTCATCGTGTTCGGTCTCGCGGTGCTGATGGTGTATCTGGTGCTCGCGGCCCTGTACGAGAGCTGGCTGCTGCCGTTCGCGGTGATCCTGGTGGTGCCGCTCGGGTTGCTGGGGGTGGTCGCGGCCGTTAACACGAAGGCGTGGCTGCACGACAAGTACCCGTCGATCGCGTCGATGGACAACAACATCTACACGCAGATCGGCGTGGTGCTCATCATCGCGCTAGCGTCGAAAAACGCGATTCTGATTGTGGAGTTCGCACGGGAACTGCGTCTGGCGGGCCGAAGTGTCCGGCAGGCGGCACTGGACGCCGCTAGGATGCGGTTCCGGCCCATCATCATGACCAGCTTCGCGTTCATTCTCGGCGTGGTGCCGCTGGTGTTTGCGACGGGTGCCGGGGCGGCGAGCCGGCAGTCGCTGGGCACCGCGGTGTTCGGTGGGATGATCACCTCGACGGTGCTGGCGGTGTTCTTCGTGCCGGTCTTTTACGTGGCGATCCAAGGGTTCATCGAGCTGATGAACGGACCGCCGAAGCCGCCGGGCGAAGAGCTGGCGGTCGCGGCCGGTCACCACAGCCACCAGAAGGCGACGGAGCCGGTCGCCGAGGTCCCGCCCGGGCCGCCCGAGGGCGCGCCGCACGAGCACCGGACCCCGCCCGACGCTCCGGCGGCACCACCGGTCGAACCAGTGGTGCCCGAGCCAGACGCCCCGGCGCCGGCCGGCAGCGTGCAGAAGCAGCCCTGA
- a CDS encoding beta strand repeat-containing protein, whose translation MALLSALLRRPQSLRSSPARARALLRLALLEDRTVPATFTWTGAVDTNWNTSGNWNDGAANTTVPSSPTDVLVFDSTAGANLTSNNDIAALTVSEIQITNPGYTITGTQPVTVTTAVTDTTATGSSAVSLDIAGAATLTKSGGSTLILSGTNTFTGATTVSGGELQLAGGAALGDATAVTVGAGAALTLVASETIGSLAGAGNLMLATFILTTGANNSSTAFSGVISDLGDLIKAGSGTFTLSGANTYAGTTAVSGGTLSVTGDGNLGTGAVILATGTTLAVTGATTIDNDIALAGAATVDTSVAVTASGILSGSAGLTKFGAGTLTLTNTNNEAAFSGTITAASGTLAVANDNALGSGALTFSGGSFTITGTTTVDNDIVLNAPTTPIDVGTGLTVTLSGVISETGGARAIDKSGAGTLVLTGTNTYTGNTNLNGGTVSVAGDSNLGAGTINFNQSTPTLVITGAGTIDNAILLGVPGTVDTPVAVTLSGVISGASTFTKSSTGTLTLSGANTYTGTTTVSAGTLSVAGDGNLGTGAVTLAAGSTLAVTGATTIDNDIALTGAATVDTSAAVTASGVISGTGGLTKAGTGTLTLTGTNTFTGATTVSGGTLSVSGGAALDDGSAVSVSGGAILALGANETVGSLAGAGNLTLSAFTLTAGGDNTSTTFSGVASGTGGLAKAGTGTLTLSGANTYTGATTVSSGTLTLAGNSAIADTAPVTVSAGATLALSADEGIGSLAGAGNVTLGVNFLTAGGDNTSTTFSGVISGTGALTKDGTGTLTLSGANTYTGTTTVSAGTLSVAADANLGVGTVTLAAGTTLAVTGATTIDNAVALSGAATVDTSAAVTLSGVISGANGLTKVGTGTLTLSGANTYTGTTTVSAGTLSVAGDGNLGTGAVTLAAGSTLAVTGATTIDNDIALTGAATVDTSAAVTASGVISGTGGLTKAGTGTLTLTGTNTFTGSTVVSAGTTLVTGSIATSSGVQVSNGATLGGTGTVPAVTALSGATLAPGTSPGVINTGALILPTGATFSPEINGATVGSGYDQAAVTGTVDVTGATLAVTLGFTPVAGTSFTLIANDGADAVTGTFNGLAEGATFTSGGVTFTISYVGGTGNDVVISTAPPTLSISNVTAAEGNTGGTPFTFTVTLSVPSSQTVTVNYATAPGTATDDFVSISGTLTFAPGETSKTVTVTVIGDTVIEPDETFTVVLSNPINATIATGTGTGTITNDDRTSPAVVSIGTPGTPGTVRPIDPTTGAPGTPITAFAGFGGEIRVAAGDVNGDGLADTVTGAGAGAAGGHVKVFAADGTLLYSFLAFTGFSGGVFVSTGDVNGDGFEDIVVAADAGAAPHVKVFSGKDGALLQSFLAYDAGFRGGVRVSTGDVNGDGFDDIITGSGPGSTPHVKVLSGNDGVLLRSFLAYDAGFRGGVYVASGDVNGDGRDDIVTGTGPGTRAHVKVFSASDGSLLQSFFAYDAGFRGGVRVGTTVVNGQTAVLTGAGPGAGPHVKVFVNGLEVSSLFAGSASFTGGVYVG comes from the coding sequence ATGGCGCTCCTTTCCGCGTTGCTCCGGCGGCCGCAATCGCTCCGCTCCTCTCCCGCCCGTGCCCGGGCGCTGTTGCGACTGGCGCTCCTCGAAGACCGCACGGTCCCCGCGACGTTCACGTGGACCGGGGCGGTGGACACGAATTGGAACACCTCCGGCAACTGGAACGACGGGGCAGCCAACACGACCGTCCCGAGTTCGCCGACCGACGTTCTGGTGTTCGACAGCACCGCCGGCGCGAATTTAACGAGCAACAACGACATCGCGGCGCTGACGGTGAGCGAGATCCAGATCACGAACCCGGGTTACACGATCACCGGCACACAACCGGTCACGGTGACGACCGCGGTTACGGATACGACGGCCACGGGCTCGAGCGCGGTTTCGCTGGACATTGCTGGTGCGGCCACGCTGACGAAGTCCGGCGGGTCGACCTTGATCCTGTCAGGGACGAACACGTTCACCGGCGCCACCACCGTTTCGGGCGGCGAGTTGCAACTCGCTGGCGGGGCGGCGCTGGGGGACGCGACCGCGGTTACGGTGGGCGCCGGGGCGGCCCTGACCCTGGTGGCGAGCGAGACCATCGGGTCGCTCGCCGGGGCCGGGAACCTGATGCTCGCCACGTTCATTCTGACGACCGGGGCGAACAACAGCAGCACCGCGTTCTCCGGGGTCATCAGCGACCTCGGCGACCTGATCAAGGCGGGCAGCGGGACGTTCACCCTGTCGGGCGCCAACACGTACGCGGGCACGACCGCGGTGTCGGGCGGCACCCTGAGCGTGACGGGCGACGGGAACCTGGGCACCGGGGCCGTGATCCTGGCGACCGGCACCACCCTGGCCGTGACCGGGGCCACCACCATCGACAACGACATCGCGCTGGCCGGTGCCGCCACCGTCGACACCTCGGTCGCCGTCACCGCCTCGGGCATCCTCTCCGGTAGCGCCGGACTCACCAAGTTCGGGGCCGGCACCCTGACCCTGACCAACACCAATAACGAGGCGGCCTTCAGCGGCACCATCACCGCAGCCAGCGGCACCCTGGCCGTGGCGAACGACAACGCCCTCGGCAGCGGCGCGCTCACGTTCAGCGGCGGGTCCTTCACCATCACTGGGACCACCACGGTCGACAACGACATCGTCCTCAACGCCCCCACCACACCGATCGACGTGGGCACCGGCCTCACAGTCACGCTGTCCGGAGTCATTTCCGAGACTGGCGGCGCGCGGGCGATCGACAAGTCGGGCGCTGGGACGCTCGTGCTCACCGGGACCAACACGTACACCGGCAACACCAACCTCAACGGGGGTACGGTGAGCGTGGCCGGCGACTCGAACCTGGGCGCCGGGACGATCAACTTCAACCAGTCGACGCCGACCCTGGTGATCACCGGCGCCGGCACCATCGACAACGCCATCCTGCTCGGCGTCCCGGGTACGGTCGACACCCCGGTTGCCGTCACGCTGTCCGGTGTGATCTCGGGCGCAAGCACGTTCACCAAGAGCAGCACCGGGACCCTGACCCTGTCGGGCGCCAACACATACACGGGCACGACCACGGTGAGCGCCGGCACGCTGAGCGTGGCCGGGGACGGGAACCTGGGCACCGGGGCCGTGACCCTGGCGGCCGGCAGCACCCTGGCCGTGACCGGGGCCACCACCATCGACAACGACATCGCCCTGACCGGCGCCGCCACCGTCGACACCTCGGCCGCGGTCACCGCCTCGGGCGTCATCTCCGGCACCGGCGGCCTCACCAAGGCCGGGACCGGCACACTCACCCTGACCGGCACGAACACGTTCACCGGCGCCACCACGGTATCGGGCGGGACCCTGAGCGTGTCGGGCGGGGCGGCGCTGGACGACGGGAGCGCGGTGTCGGTGAGCGGCGGGGCGATACTGGCCCTGGGGGCGAACGAGACCGTCGGGTCGCTGGCCGGGGCCGGGAACCTGACGCTGAGCGCGTTCACTCTGACCGCCGGCGGGGACAACACGAGCACCACGTTCTCGGGCGTGGCCAGCGGTACCGGCGGGCTCGCCAAGGCCGGCACCGGGACCCTGACCCTGTCGGGCGCCAACACGTACACCGGCGCCACCACCGTGTCCAGCGGCACCCTGACACTCGCGGGCAACTCGGCGATCGCGGACACGGCCCCCGTTACCGTCAGCGCCGGGGCCACACTGGCTCTGAGCGCCGACGAGGGCATTGGCTCGCTCGCGGGCGCCGGGAACGTGACGCTCGGTGTGAACTTCCTCACGGCCGGGGGCGACAACACGAGCACCACGTTCTCCGGCGTGATCAGCGGCACGGGAGCCCTGACCAAGGACGGCACCGGGACCCTGACCCTGTCGGGCGCCAACACGTACACCGGCACGACCACGGTGAGCGCCGGCACGCTGAGCGTGGCCGCGGACGCCAACCTGGGCGTCGGTACGGTGACGCTGGCGGCCGGCACCACGCTGGCGGTGACCGGGGCCACCACCATCGACAACGCCGTCGCGCTCTCGGGCGCCGCGACCGTCGACACCTCGGCCGCGGTCACCCTCTCGGGGGTGATCTCCGGGGCCAACGGGCTCACCAAGGTCGGGACCGGGACCCTGACCCTGTCGGGCGCCAACACGTACACCGGCACCACCACCGTGAGCGCCGGCACGCTGAGCGTGGCTGGCGACGGGAACCTGGGCACCGGGGCCGTGACCCTGGCGGCCGGCAGCACCCTGGCCGTGACCGGGGCCACCACCATCGACAACGACATCGCCCTGACCGGCGCCGCCACCGTCGACACCTCGGCCGCGGTCACCGCCTCGGGCGTCATCTCCGGCACCGGCGGCCTCACCAAGGCCGGGACCGGCACGCTCACCCTGACCGGCACGAACACGTTCACCGGCTCCACCGTCGTGTCCGCGGGCACAACACTCGTCACCGGGAGTATCGCTACCAGTTCGGGCGTGCAAGTGAGTAACGGGGCCACATTAGGCGGGACCGGTACGGTTCCGGCGGTGACGGCGCTGTCCGGCGCGACGTTGGCCCCGGGCACGTCCCCAGGCGTGATCAACACCGGCGCCCTGATCCTTCCGACCGGGGCCACGTTCAGCCCCGAGATCAACGGCGCAACGGTCGGCTCAGGGTACGACCAGGCGGCCGTTACCGGCACGGTGGACGTGACCGGCGCGACCCTGGCCGTAACGCTCGGGTTTACGCCTGTCGCAGGCACCAGTTTCACCCTCATCGCCAACGACGGCGCCGACGCGGTGACCGGCACCTTCAACGGGCTGGCCGAGGGCGCGACCTTCACCAGCGGCGGCGTGACCTTCACGATCAGCTACGTCGGCGGTACCGGGAACGACGTGGTCATCTCGACCGCACCTCCGACGCTGTCCATCAGCAACGTGACGGCCGCCGAGGGGAACACGGGCGGGACGCCGTTCACCTTCACGGTCACGCTGTCGGTCCCCAGCAGCCAGACCGTGACCGTCAACTACGCGACCGCCCCCGGCACCGCGACCGACGATTTCGTGAGCATTTCGGGCACGCTCACGTTCGCCCCGGGCGAGACCTCGAAGACCGTCACCGTCACCGTCATCGGCGACACGGTGATCGAGCCCGACGAGACGTTCACGGTGGTCCTGTCGAACCCCATCAACGCGACGATCGCGACCGGCACCGGCACCGGCACCATCACCAACGACGACAGAACCAGTCCGGCGGTGGTCAGCATCGGCACGCCCGGCACGCCCGGCACGGTGCGGCCGATCGACCCGACGACCGGCGCGCCCGGGACGCCGATCACCGCGTTCGCCGGGTTCGGCGGGGAAATCCGGGTGGCGGCCGGGGACGTGAACGGCGACGGCCTGGCGGACACGGTCACCGGGGCGGGCGCGGGCGCCGCGGGCGGGCACGTGAAGGTGTTCGCCGCCGACGGCACCCTGCTGTACAGCTTCCTGGCGTTCACCGGGTTCTCGGGCGGGGTGTTCGTGTCGACGGGTGACGTGAACGGTGACGGGTTCGAAGACATCGTCGTCGCCGCGGATGCCGGGGCGGCCCCGCACGTGAAGGTGTTCAGCGGCAAGGACGGGGCCCTGCTCCAGAGCTTCCTCGCCTACGACGCCGGGTTCCGGGGCGGGGTGCGGGTCTCGACCGGCGACGTGAACGGGGACGGGTTCGACGACATCATCACCGGCTCGGGCCCCGGGTCCACACCACACGTGAAAGTGCTCAGCGGCAACGATGGGGTCCTGCTCCGGAGCTTCCTCGCATACGATGCCGGGTTCCGGGGCGGGGTGTACGTGGCGTCCGGAGACGTGAACGGTGATGGCCGCGATGACATCGTCACCGGCACCGGCCCGGGCACCCGGGCGCACGTGAAGGTGTTCAGCGCGTCGGACGGGTCGCTGCTTCAGAGCTTCTTCGCCTACGACGCCGGGTTCCGTGGCGGGGTCCGCGTGGGCACCACAGTCGTAAACGGTCAGACGGCGGTGCTCACCGGTGCCGGCCCCGGCGCCGGACCGCACGTCAAGGTGTTCGTGAACGGCTTGGAAGTGAGCAGCCTGTTCGCCGGCAGCGCCAGCTTTACCGGCGGCGTTTACGTCGGCTGA